TTCAGGGACAATCTTAGTTGAAAGTTTTTCTACCATTGATTGGTTGAATTCCAACATGTAATCCGTTAGATTATCTATTTCTTCTAGCCGATTTCCTGTACCGCTTCTAGGAAACTCTAATCGGTTTGTTTGGATTAAGTCGGATACAAGCTCATCGGCTTGCTCTTCTTCCATAGCCAACTCAAACAGCGACATGCCATTTGGAAAGAGTCCCTTGTCATAGTAATAGGGAACGTCTTTTATATAACCGCGGCTCCAACATTCTTTATAGATTTCTTCTTTCCAGTTATCTTGTATAGGAAGTCCATAACGCGAACCCTGCATGACGTTTAAGAGCTCATTAGCTGGGTTTCCTTCAAATGAAAGGATGTATCTCCCTTTGACCAAAATGTCATCGTGTACAATGGCAATTACCTTCTTGCTGCCAACCTTCATCGGGAAGGAAGTATAGGCTCCTTTTTCAGAGAACATATCAAAGTGTTTCTGAAATTGATAACCTGTCAACTCTTTCTTACCTTCACCAAACTTTAATGCGTTCCACCCCGAATCAATCGTGGTTTTAATAGATTGTATAGTAGCATCGGCACCACCAATCAAAGCATATAATAGTTTATGACGGTCCCATCTATCAGTCTCCACCGCTAACCCAAAACATAATGCTTGATGCCAGGCGCTATCGGGTACGTAGCAATCAATCATCGCTGGCGTGTCTTCAGTCTCTTGGAAATTGAATAATTGTTTGTTGTTCATAAAAGTCCTATCTACTTTACAGAAAAGGGGATCACCCCTATTCCATAAAGAAGAATAGGAGTTCACCTCCTAGAAGTAATTCGATAGTTGTATTTTGTGTAACCTTTCAAGAGATTACTTAGTGCATAAGTACACCCCTTCCAAATGATTTATCTATATAAAAAAACGAGAATATAGACGTGTCGCGCCAAACTCTCGTTTTATTGCCTTGCTTATAGGTTTTTTGAACACAAAAAAGCCTACAGGATTGGTAAGTGAACACAATAGAATGTGCTAAGACTTACAACCCCATAGGCTGTGTAATTCATAATAGTAAATAACCTGCTAATTCATTAAACTGAATTGCTAATCATAATGGTAAAAGAAAATCTTTCCTCTTGATTATAGTCGATTATGTCTAGAATGACAAATGAATAAAAATTATAAGGGTATATTTCTCCTGACTGGATTAATCTATTATTTAGCTAAAAATAAGACCTATCCCAAAGGGGATAAGTCTTGTATCTGTTAACTGTTATAACTTATTAATAATAGAACGGTTTTTATTAGGCTCCTCATATCTTATCCCACCTTCTACTTCCCTTTTTTTCGAACTTTTCCAGCATCACTTCTTTTAGCTCTCCATCTACCATCATTGTTTTTGGTTCTAACTTCTCCCTTAGTGGGGCCACTTTTTACAATAGGTCCTTTAGTATCTCTTGGGCTTGGCATACCAACTCTCCTCCCTCAGTCATGTCTATTTGCTTACGCCTTTATGACTATAAAAGTTTCATTATATTGAAAATAAAAAATTGTATTATCCCATCTATAGTTGTTAGTTAATTTAAACGACTAATAGAAAAGTTAGAGCGAAGGTTAGAGCGATGATATATAACAAAGGAGAGGTATAGCTCCCTGGCTAGACCTCTCCTATTTTAGGGTAATACAACTCATTATTTAAAATAGACTCATTTGCCCTTCCTCCCCCATCTCATACACAAGATCTTCTTCTCGGATATTTACAGAAGGAGATGCAGCAGGCCTTAGCTTTCTTTCTTTTACAGTTGGAAAGCTATTTTCTACACGTGCGAATAGGTTATCGAAGTACAAAGAGATTCGTGCAATATACTCATCATGGTTGGGATACTCCGGGCCTGAATAAGCTGATTTCATGAAACTCGAGCGAATCCCCTTATGCCATAAGTAAAGCTCATAGGAACGAGCGAATACTTCTGTGGGTTGTAAAAAGTAACTCGCATTAAACTTGGTCTTCCCATTCCATAATTCCTTGAAATCACTACCTGCAGGTAGATCATCTACCGTTTGTTGTACTTTACGACTGTACATTTCAATGATTGGACGGAATTCTAATGCTTCAGAAACCGTTGAATGACTAGACTCCGATATCGTGTAATCGAGTTGATGCCCTAGTTCATGACAAAAACTATCAGGATGTTCGCGGTCAATAATCGTTGCATTAGCATGAGGATAAAACACTCCCGCTGCTTTTAAATTACCTAACCGCTTAATCCTGAAGCTCCCCTCTGAATACGGGATAAACACTTCTCTAGACAGCTTCTTAAACTCATCCTCTAAATCTTCAAATGTATAAATAGAGGTACGTTCTTCTTCTGTAAGATCAGTATCATATAAGTCAGAGCGGAATAACACCTCATTGTCCAATTCAACGTAAGAATACTTACTCTTGAAGGCATTATTGGTCATAGCGGTCTTATGCTTATTACTAATTTGCTTCTTGGTTTGAAAGCTTCTTGCGTAATCCGTGCGTGATTCTAGTTGCTTTTCGGTTTTTTGTTTTACGTGTTCGTACTGATGTATGAACTCTGAAATCACAATATCTTTTAGTACTGGGCTATCAATATGATATGAGATTTCATCCTCCATATAAAAGTTTTTTTCGTAGCTATCAAGCCACTTAGCTTTTACTGAATTCTCATACGTCGAAAGGTTATACTTTTCAACATAATACAGGAAGTCTTTAGCGAAATCTTCTGATGAAGGGATATATAGAACATTACCATCATCAGTTGTTGCCATAGATGATTGCTTCCTCAATAACTTCTTCACTAATAAATATTGAATTGTTTCAACATTAGCAGCAACAAACTTAACTAGAGAGTTATCTAGAAACACAGTGGTCAGCAAGGTTGCGAGGTCGAACACTCTACGCGATTCATAGCCAACGTTGCGTAAAAATCTCAGGTTGCCATGCTTTTTAGCATTGATAGGGGCAAGTAATAAAGATAGCCCGGTAAACTCCCTGCCCTTCTTATCTTCGTAACATATCTCCATTGGAAGATACTCATTTGCTAGTTCTTTAGCATGTGGAATATCTAAGGTTTTTAACTTATTTGCACATGCAGTAATAAGTTGGATTTTAGGTATGTCGTTATATTTACCCTCGCTCATATCCTCGGTAATCGATATCTTGGAAGGTCCGAAAGAGATCTCTTCAGTGAACTCCTTCAGTTGTTCCATATCCATCTTCACAATCAACTTCTTCATCTTTCTCTTTACTGTTGAGACGAGTTTAGACGATAATTCTTCATCATCAGATTTTAGTCTGGTGTTGCTGAGCAAATCGCTCATTCTTACGGCTAACCCCGCTTCTTCCATATTGTCGTTTAGCAATTGTTTTTTCGATACGGTCGTTATTCGTTTACTCATAATATATCTCTCCCTATTTTTGAATTAAAAAAGCCCATCAAAGACTGAGCTTTAATGGGCACCATTTCGTTTACACGTATTTTTTGATTATGCCTTGAGGGGTTATAACCTTTACAGATACAGACCGGATAGTACGTTCGACTGTCTTCTTGGTTTTGGACCCGCTCTCATGCACTTTAGTTTCTTCCTCACGCTTAGTGGACACGTTCTCTAGTCCTTGTACTAAATGATAAGATTCTCCTTCTCCTAGCTCTCCTGTAATAGCACCTGCAGCAAGTAAAAGAGCGAGTTGCCCCTCGTTTTGAGGTAGTATTGGATTACCACCAATCTCGAGTCGTTTAACCTTACTACGTTCTCGGAAGGCAGCAAAACCTTTGCTCTTTAGAATCCCCTTAAAGTAGTCCTCCTTCTTCTCCAGACGGCTATAAAACGTCTTCACGGAAGGATTACCACTATGGACTTCCCAATACTTGCGCCCTACTAACTGGCTTATGGTAGAGACATTCTTCTTTACAAAGTCTTCGGAATCCATATTAGACAAGAAGCTAAAGAGTTTCTCGTTACTCTCAACAACATTCCCCTTTTTACGGCCTATAAAGATACATTGCTTAAACCGCTCATAGCAATCCGCTTCATCAGTGAATCGCATTACTCCAACATCCTCAAAGTATGAAGATAAGTATCTCGCAATTTTCGGATTGGAAAAGCGGTAGGATGGAATAATGTATATTAGAAGGCCACCTTTCTCAAGCTTTCTGCAGTTACGCTGTAACTCATCTAACTCCTTCCGACTTGCTTCTTTATCGTCATAAGACTTGATAGAAAAGTCATAAGGTGGGTTTAGAAAGAGCAGCTGAAACGATTCGTTTGAAATCACCATTGATTCAATGGGTGACTGTACAGCTACGTTAAGAGCCTTCTGAGCTTCGCTGGCGCGATTCTTATCCAACTCCACACCATACGTAGATACTCCATCATGGCCATCAGCGAGTTGAGATAGGATCGCTCCTTCACCACACGTTGGGTCCAGCCAGGCACCTTCATCCTTAACATCTAGCAATTGTCTAAGATGCTCTCCTTGTATATGAGGTGTCGGGTAGTATCCTGCCAACAATTTGTTTCCTAAATTAGACATTTCAATTCCTCCGTATTTTCATAGATTAATAAAAAAAGGTGTTTCCCAGGAGGGAGACACCTTTTAAGTCATGTGTATTTTTTATTGCTCTCCAAAATCTTATTGGACTTTAGAATGGT
This region of Pontibacillus halophilus JSM 076056 = DSM 19796 genomic DNA includes:
- a CDS encoding DUF6094 domain-containing protein, encoding MSNLGNKLLAGYYPTPHIQGEHLRQLLDVKDEGAWLDPTCGEGAILSQLADGHDGVSTYGVELDKNRASEAQKALNVAVQSPIESMVISNESFQLLFLNPPYDFSIKSYDDKEASRKELDELQRNCRKLEKGGLLIYIIPSYRFSNPKIARYLSSYFEDVGVMRFTDEADCYERFKQCIFIGRKKGNVVESNEKLFSFLSNMDSEDFVKKNVSTISQLVGRKYWEVHSGNPSVKTFYSRLEKKEDYFKGILKSKGFAAFRERSKVKRLEIGGNPILPQNEGQLALLLAAGAITGELGEGESYHLVQGLENVSTKREEETKVHESGSKTKKTVERTIRSVSVKVITPQGIIKKYV